Proteins encoded within one genomic window of Hevea brasiliensis isolate MT/VB/25A 57/8 chromosome 8, ASM3005281v1, whole genome shotgun sequence:
- the LOC110653025 gene encoding diphosphomevalonate decarboxylase MVD2, peroxisomal: MAETWVRMVTAQTPTNIAVIKYWGKRDETLILPVNDSISVTLDPAHLCTTTTVAVSPSFVQDRMWLNGKEISLSGGRYQNCLREIRARACDVEDKERGINISKKDWEKLHVHIASYNNFPTAAGLASSAAGFACLVFALAKLMNAKEDNSKLSAIARQGSGSACRSLFGGFVKWNMGKFEDGSDSLAVEVVDEKHWDDLVIIIAVVSSRQKETSSTTGMRETVETSLLLQHRAKEIVPKRIIQMEEAIKNRDFASFAHLTCADSNQFHAVCLDTCPPIFYMNDTSHRIISCAEKWNRSEGTPQVAYTFDAGPNAVLIARNRQAAARLLQKLLFYFPPNSDTDLNSYVLGDKSILKDAGIEDLKDVEAFPPPSEIKDAPRYKGDVSYFICTRPGRGPVLLSDESQALLSPETGLPK, translated from the exons ATGGCGGAGACATGGGTGAGAATGGTGACTGCGCAGACACCCACTAATATAGCGGTGATAAAGTACTGGGGGAAGAGGGATGAGACCCTGATTTTGCCTGTTAACGATAGCATAAGTGTTACTCTAGATCCTGCACATCTTTGTACCACCACTACTGTGGCTGTTAGTCCTAGTTTTGTTCAGGATCGGATGTGGCTTAATGGGAAG GAGATTTCCCTTTCTGGAGGCAGGTACCAAAATTGTTTAAGGGAAATTCGTGCTCGAGCCTGTGATGTTGAGGATAAAGAAAGGGGTATCAATATTTCAAAGAAGGATTGGGAGAAATTACATGTACATATAGCATCATATAACAATTTCCCTACTGCTGCTGGACTGGCTTCTTCAGCAGCTGGTTTTGCTTGTCTGG TTTTTGCCCTTGCAAAGCTGATGAATGCTAAAGAAGACAATAGTAAGCTTTCTGCTATTGCAAG GCAAGGTTCAGGCAGTGCTTGTCGTAGTTTGTTTGGTGGATTTGTAAAGTGGAACATGGGAAAG TTTGAGGATGGAAGTGACAGCCTTGCTGTTGAAGTTGTAGATGAGAAGCACTGGGATGATCTTGTTATTATTATTGCTGTG gtaAGTTCACGGCAGAAAGAAACTAGTAGCACTACAGGAATGCGTGAGACTGTTGAAACCAGCTTGCTTTTGCAACATAGAGCTAAG GAGATCGTACCAAAACGCATTATACAAATGGAAGAGGCCATAAAAAATCGTGATTTTGCATCTTTTGCACACTTAACCTGTGCTGATAGTAATCAGTTCCATGCTGTCTGCTTGGATACATGTCCTCCAATTTTCTACATGAATGATACATCACACAG GATAATCAGCTGTGCTGAAAAATGGAATCGTTCTGAAGGAACACCTCAG GTGGCTTATACATTTGATGCTGGGCCTAATGCAGTTCTAATTGCACGTAATAGGCAGGCTGCTGCCCGGTTACTGCAGAAGCTGCTTTTCTATTTCCCTCCTAATTCTGATACTGATTTAAACAG TTATGTTCTTGGTGATAAGTCAATACTGAAAGATGCTGGGATTGAAGATTTGAAGGATGTGGAAGCATTCCCACCACCTTCAGAAATTAAGGATGCCCCAAGATACAAAGGGGATGTTAGTTATTTCATCTGCACAAGACCAGGTCGAGGTCCAGTTTTGCTCTCTGATGAAAGTCAGGCTCTTCTCAGTCCTGAAACTGGGCTGCCTAAATAA
- the LOC110653016 gene encoding uncharacterized protein LOC110653016 has product MFREIAVVLLIGLLAWAYQAAYPPPPKLCGSLGGPPITAPRIKLRDGRHLAYKEHGVSRETANYKIIYVHGFSTTKDNFGFVKVLPQEVIEELGVYFVSFDRPGYGESDPDSKRTLRSLASDIEELADHLGLGLKFYVIGSSMGGQLVWGCLKYIPHRLAGATLIAPVVNYWWPQFPANLSKEAYYLQLPQDQWTLRVAYYTPCLTYWWNTQKWFPASSLVVRRPEIFSRQDLEIFSTVAGSLTPMQKVTQQGEFESLHRDLMVAFGKWEFDPMDIENPFPHNEGSVHLWQGDEDRIVPVTLQRYIVQKLPWIHYHESPGTGHMLSYVPRMNEAILKALLLSRK; this is encoded by the exons ATGTTCAGGGAAATTGCAGTAGTTCTGTTGATTGGGTTGCTGGCATGGGCGTATCAGGCTGCCTACCCGCCGCCTCCCAAGCTTTGTGGTAGCCTAGGTGGGCCTCCCATCACTGCACCTAGAATAAAACTGAGGGATGGAAGACATTTGGCTTACAAGGAGCACGGTGTATCAAGAGAAACTGCCAATTACAAGATCATATATGTTCATGGCTTTTCCACCACCAAAGATAATTTTGGGTTTGTAAAAGTCCTTCCTCAG GAAGTAATTGAAGAGCTAGGTGTGTATTTTGTGTCCTTTGACCGGCCAGGTTATGGAGAAAGTGATCCAGATTCAAAGCGAACTCTGAGGAGTTTGGCTTCTGATATAGAGGAACTTGCTGATCATTTAGGACTGggattaaaattttatgtaaTTGGGTCTTCCATGGGAGGCCAGCTGGTTTGGGGCTGCCTGAAGTACATCCCTCATAG GCTAGCAGGAGCAACACTGATTGCTCCTGTTGTCAACTATTGGTGGCCTCAATTTCCTGCCAACTTGTCTAAAGAGGCGTACTACCTACAGCTACCACAAGACCAGTGGACACTACGTGTTGCTTACTATACTCCATGTCTAACCTACTGGTGGAACACGCAGAAGTGGTTTCCTGCATCATCTCTTGTTGTCAGAAGGCCTGAGATTTTCTCTCGACAAGATCTGGAAATTTTTTCCACAGTTGCTGGGAGTCTAACACCCATG CAAAAGGTAACTCAACAAGGGGAATTTGAATCCTTACATCGTGACCTCATGGTTGCATTTGGGAAATGGGAATTTGATCCGATGGATATTGAAAATCCTTTTCCTCACAACGAAGGCTCAGTTCATCTATGGCAAGGAGATGAAGACAGGATTGTGCCAGTTACCTTGCAGCGTTATATCGTCCAAAAACTTCCATGGATTCACTACCATGAGTCGCCTGGTACTGGACACATGCTCTCCTATGTTCCTAGGATGAATGAAGCCATTTTGAAGGCTCTTTTGCTAAGCAGAAAGTAG